Proteins encoded together in one Vicia villosa cultivar HV-30 ecotype Madison, WI unplaced genomic scaffold, Vvil1.0 ctg.002103F_1_1, whole genome shotgun sequence window:
- the LOC131637871 gene encoding uncharacterized protein LOC131637871 has translation MIVKELELIEKFRDMSLVCEVTPKSVRLGMMKINNDFLDSIREAQKLDVKLVDSMVGIDQFEDIDFKLDAQGVLKFRNQICIPDDVDLKRAILEEVHRMSMLADIYTNVIVKLHGVPLCIVSDRDSRFTFDFWKSLQGALGSKLRLSSAYHPQTDGQTERTI, from the exons ATGATTGTTAAGGAATTGGAATTGATTGAGAAAttcagagatatgagtttggtatgtgaggTGACACCTaagagtgttagattgggtatgatGAAGATTAATAATGACTTTCTGGATAGTATCAGAGAAGCTCAGAAGTTAGACGTGAAGTTGGTAGATTCGATGGTGGGAATCGATCAATTTGAGGACATTGACTTTAAGTTGGATGCGCAAGGTGTGTTGAAATTTCGTAATCaaatttgtattcctgatgatgtGGATCTAAAGAGAGCAATTCTTGAAGAAGTTCACAGAa tGTCGATGTTGGCGGATATTTATACCAATGTGATTGTTAAactgcatggtgttcctttgtgtattgtttcggatagagattcGAGGTTTACTTTTGATTTTTGGAAAAGTTTGCAAGGAGCactgggttctaagttgaggttgagttcggcgtatcatcctcaaacagaTGGCCAGACGGAGAGGACTATATAG
- the LOC131637875 gene encoding uncharacterized protein LOC131637875, with protein MICRWSVGDGSQIKVLHEPWIRGSKDVCLGGPYLQVAKEILNVPLVKDVVVGGLVCNEEKDGEYSVRTGYRLWRNSLGYHSNCKVVGQWENLWNIMVPPRVKHLLWGICRGCLSSRVRL; from the exons ATGATTTGTAGGTGGAGTGTTGGAGATGGAAGCCAAATTAAGGTATTACATGAGCCTTGGATTCGTGGAAGTAAAGATGTTTGTTTAGGAGGACCGTATCTTCAAG TTGCAAAGGAGATCTTGAATGTTCCTTTGGTTAAGGACGTGGTAGTTGGTGGGCTGGTTTGTAATGAAGAGAAAGATGGCGAGTATAGTGTCCGTACAGGCTATAGACTTTGGAGGAACTCGCTTGGTTATCACTCTAATTGTAAAGTTGTCGGTCAATGGGAGAATTTATGGAATATTATGGTTCCGCCTCGAGTTAAACACCTTTTGTGGGGAATTTGTAGAGGTTGCTTGTCGTCGCGGGTTAGACTTTGA
- the LOC131637872 gene encoding uncharacterized protein LOC131637872, which translates to MNRETSCNQTHIAPVINRDVPRSQSQMQNQEQFNLVEDMVSDAFRVNVAYDEPQDFDAEELPNEKAQKNVPDQCLEFFAKMMLDVTPMKENMPTSYYDAKRMVSKLGVQVKKIHCCIQGCMLFYDNEFGISGGALEECKFCQSPRLQIMFASMHSASQMSWYHTNKISSVMMGHPSDGEAWKHFNKVYPEFAAQPRNVRLGLCSDGFTPYSNRQPFHILVGLSSQNARIDVYLQPLIDDLKRLWMGEWNFDVSRKQNFNMRAVLMWKINDFPAYDMLFGWGTHGKIGCPHCMAHTKAFTLEMGGKNSWFDCHPRFLPMNYEFRRNKNAFRKGKEVTDLPPPQLSSIEVWNDVRDLPRFTDNGKACRIQGYGDTHNWTKRSIFWDLPYWKDILLRHNLDVMHIEKNFFDNVFNTVMDDKIKTKDNEKAGKDLELLCNRRDLELKTWPNGKLLKPKACYTLTPQEAKAVCQWLNELRMLDGYSSNLARCTDAQTVKLHGMKSHNCHVFLERLLPIAFSSLPNHVFNTLT; encoded by the exons ATGAATAGAGAGACTTCTTGCAATCAAACACATATTGCACCAGTGATAAATAGAGATGTTCCAAGGAGTCAATCACAAATGCAAAATCAGGAACAATTTAATCTAGTAGAGGATATGGTCAGTGACGCATTTAGGGTAAATGTGGCTTACGATGAACCTCAAGACTTTGACGCGGAAGAGCTCCCGAATGAGAAAGCGCAAAA GAATGTTCccgatcagtgtttggaattcttcgcaAAGATGATGTTGGATGTGACTCCTATGAAAGAAAACATGCCTACAAGTTATTATGATGCAAAGAggatggtgtcgaagttgggagtACAAGTAAAAAAGATCCATTGTTGCATTCAAGGTTGCATGTTATTTTATGACAATGAATTTGGTATAAGTGGTGGTGCATTGGAGGAGTGTAAGTTTTGTCAGAGCCCGAG GTTACAAATAATGTTTGCGTCTATGCATAGTGCAAGCCAAATGTCATGGTATCATACGAACAAAATTAGTTCAGTTATGATGGGACATCCATcagatggcgaggcatggaaacacTTTAATAAAGTATATCCTGAATTTGCAGCACAACccagaaatgtcaggcttggattatgctcagatggttttactCCTTACTCCAATCGTCAACCATTTCATATTCTTGTTG GACTGTCAAGTCAAAATGCGAGAATAGATGtatatttacaacctttaattgatgatctgAAGAGGTTGTGGATGGGAGAGTGGAATTTTGATGTTTCTCGTAAACAAAACTTTAATATGCGAGCTGTTTTGATGTGGAAAATTAACGACTTTCCCGCATATGACATGTTGTTTGGAtggggtacgcatggcaaaatAGGATGTCCGCATTGCATGGCACACACAAAAGCGTTTACTTTGGAAATGGGTGGGAAAaactcgtggtttgactgtcaccctAGGTTCTTACCAATGAACTATGAATTTAGAAGAAATAAGAATGCTtttagaaaaggaaaagaagtaaCAGATCTTCCTCCCCCTCAGCTGTCATCGATTGAAGTATGGAATGACGTTCGTGACCTGCCAAGATTCACAGATAATGGTAAAGCATGCAGAATTCAAGGATATGGGGACACGCACAATTGGacaaagagaagtattttttgggaCCTTCCATATTGGAAGGACATTTTGTTGAGACATAATCTTGATGTTATGCACATTGAGAAGaacttttttgataatgtatttaacacagtgatggatgaTAAGATCAAgacaaaagataatgagaaggctgGAAAGGATTTAGAACTTTTGTGTAATCGAAGAGACTTGGAGTTGAAAACCTGGCCAAATGGaaaattattaaaacccaaggcttgttacACTCTTACTCCCCAAGAAGCAAAAGCTGTTTGTCAGTGgttaaatgagttgagaatgctTGATGGTTATTCCTCTAACCTAGCAAGATGTACAGATGCCCAAACCGTgaagttgcatggaatgaaaagtcacaATTGTCATGTTTTCCTGGAAAGATTGCTTCCAATTGCATTCAGTTCACTTCCTAATCATGTGTTTAATACATTAACTTAG